A genome region from Bacillaceae bacterium IKA-2 includes the following:
- the istA gene encoding IS21 family transposase has protein sequence MDKWQMYMEIQQLLKQGFSKSKVAGKLGVSRTTVYRYLKSTPSDMSEWVVQLESRRKKLDPFKELILSWLYSHPDMTAAQVYDWLQEKKQVKDVSESTVRAYVRELRLSYDISKETTMRDYEAVAELPMGEQIQVDFGQTVQKTIVGKTVRLYFIAFVLSHSRYKYKEWVDRPFTTKDVIRTHENAFQYFAGIPRELVYDQDALLVVSENGGDLILTKEFQAYKEDRKLTIWVCRKADPETKGKIENMVGFVKVNFSKHRIFQNIDKWNEDGLAWLKRTGNYKIHNTTKKRPCEVFLLEKQHLRPVSTATGSLPAGSQTKLQSIITRTVRKDNTIWYKSNRYSVPLGTFEKYPEVAISEVDDAYLMIVEVDTGEIFAKHKLSVAKGELIQDRQHTRDRTKGVTAYIQSVAEKFENTDMALSFLETIKSAFPRYIRDQLQLISKEIKCHEQSIINEALKECVNRKLFCATDFIDMVQYLDRQRQMIVTPPTDNDETTKILHENNQSLVNTKPATRDINDYLSVLAGDV, from the coding sequence GTGGATAAGTGGCAAATGTATATGGAAATTCAGCAATTACTAAAGCAAGGATTCAGTAAATCGAAAGTAGCTGGAAAGTTAGGGGTTTCAAGAACAACGGTTTATCGCTATTTAAAAAGTACGCCAAGTGACATGAGTGAATGGGTGGTTCAACTTGAAAGTAGAAGAAAAAAGCTAGACCCATTCAAAGAATTGATCCTTTCGTGGTTGTATTCACATCCTGATATGACAGCTGCCCAGGTTTATGATTGGCTACAAGAAAAGAAACAGGTAAAAGATGTTTCTGAAAGTACAGTAAGAGCCTATGTAAGAGAGTTACGACTATCATATGATATTTCTAAAGAAACAACTATGCGTGATTATGAAGCCGTGGCAGAGTTACCGATGGGCGAACAAATTCAAGTAGATTTTGGACAAACAGTTCAAAAGACAATCGTGGGAAAAACGGTCAGACTTTATTTCATAGCTTTTGTTCTATCCCACTCTAGATACAAATACAAAGAATGGGTGGATCGGCCTTTCACCACCAAAGATGTTATACGTACCCATGAAAATGCCTTTCAATATTTTGCTGGAATTCCTAGGGAACTCGTTTATGATCAAGATGCGCTTCTTGTCGTTAGCGAAAATGGAGGTGATTTAATTCTAACAAAAGAGTTTCAAGCGTACAAAGAAGATCGGAAGTTAACGATTTGGGTTTGTCGTAAAGCAGATCCAGAGACAAAGGGAAAAATTGAAAATATGGTAGGTTTTGTGAAAGTGAACTTTTCCAAACATCGGATATTTCAAAATATTGATAAATGGAATGAAGATGGGTTAGCGTGGCTGAAGCGTACGGGTAATTATAAGATTCATAACACAACAAAAAAAAGACCGTGCGAAGTGTTTCTCCTTGAAAAGCAACACTTACGACCAGTCTCAACGGCTACTGGCAGTTTACCTGCAGGTAGTCAAACTAAACTCCAATCTATTATAACAAGGACGGTTCGAAAGGACAATACGATTTGGTATAAATCTAATCGCTACTCAGTTCCTCTCGGAACATTTGAAAAGTATCCAGAAGTAGCAATATCTGAAGTCGACGATGCCTATTTAATGATCGTTGAAGTTGACACAGGGGAAATATTTGCGAAACATAAACTGTCTGTTGCAAAAGGAGAATTAATTCAAGATCGACAACATACGCGTGATCGAACAAAAGGGGTTACAGCTTATATACAGTCAGTAGCAGAAAAATTCGAAAATACAGATATGGCACTCTCTTTTCTAGAAACGATTAAATCAGCGTTTCCGCGATACATTAGGGATCAACTCCAGCTGATATCAAAAGAAATAAAATGTCATGAGCAGTCAATTATTAATGAAGCTTTAAAAGAATGTGTTAACCGGAAACTATTTTGTGCAACAGATTTTATCGATATGGTTCAGTACCTTGACCGACAACGACAAATGATTGTTACACCTCCAACTGATAACGATGAAACAACTAAAATACTTCATGAAAACAACCAATCGTTAGTGAATACGAAACCAGCAACCAGAGATATAAATGATTATTTGTCAGTATTGGCAGGTGATGTTTGA
- the istB gene encoding IS21-like element helper ATPase IstB: MSQFAQVQELLKTLRLSETSTSITRLIKEAESNEVSYTSFLLTILTFEQKRREEKQTEKRLKWATFPYHKTMIDFNLDEQRSLSKKQFNQLKELTWVEQLYNIILLGPPGAGKTLLAIGLGIEAINRGYKVSFISMGDLIHTLKTEEITRKSQTRMSRIRNSNLVIIDDLMFMAMDQREANLFFHLINYLYNNASIILTSNKAPSDWGELMGDSSITAAILDRIIHRAEVIHLDNDSYRMKHRSSIFGGESVQS, translated from the coding sequence ATGAGTCAGTTTGCACAAGTGCAGGAGTTATTAAAGACACTCCGATTATCGGAAACATCTACTAGTATAACAAGACTAATTAAAGAAGCAGAATCAAACGAAGTTTCCTATACATCATTTCTACTAACGATATTAACATTTGAACAAAAGCGCCGGGAAGAAAAACAAACAGAAAAACGCTTAAAATGGGCTACATTTCCGTATCATAAAACGATGATCGACTTTAATCTTGATGAACAGAGATCATTAAGTAAAAAACAGTTTAATCAATTAAAAGAGCTAACATGGGTAGAGCAGCTGTACAACATTATTTTATTGGGACCGCCAGGTGCAGGGAAAACTTTATTAGCAATAGGATTAGGGATTGAGGCAATCAACCGCGGATATAAAGTTTCGTTTATTTCTATGGGTGATTTAATCCATACGTTAAAAACAGAAGAAATCACTCGAAAGTCACAGACTAGAATGAGCAGAATTAGAAATTCAAATTTAGTGATTATTGATGATCTTATGTTTATGGCAATGGATCAACGTGAAGCCAACCTATTTTTCCATTTAATAAACTATTTATATAATAATGCTTCTATTATACTCACATCAAATAAGGCCCCAAGTGATTGGGGCGAGTTGATGGGCGATTCAAGTATTACAGCAGCCATTTTAGATAGGATCATTCACCGAGCTGAAGTTATTCACTTAGATAATGACAGTTATCGAATGAAGCACCGATCTTCCATTTTTGGTGGAGAAAGTGTTCAAAGTTAA